DNA from Strix aluco isolate bStrAlu1 chromosome 2, bStrAlu1.hap1, whole genome shotgun sequence:
TGTCTGTAATCACTGGAATGCTGCCTGATCACTGTTCCAAGTGTGTAGAAAGTCAGCTGAGTCTTCTGCACTCCTCAAGCATCGTGCAAATCTAGTGTTAtcaaagacagattttaaaaatgcctgTAAGAGTGGACAGTAAGCAGAATTTCACAGATTCAAGGAACAGGCCAGCCTGAGTCTTCCAAGACCACTGTTAGAAGACAGATATCACAGTGGATAGAAGAAGTGCAAACACTGCAGCAAAACAGTTTATTAATTGCTGTGTTTATTAATTGTATTTATTAACCCACAGTTTGTGGGTTTTCCCTTTCTGTCATTGCTTACCCACACCAAGATAAAGAAGCTGAACAGAGACACCTCAGTCAAAGGGCAACCCAAACTTCTCCTGAGAGACTCCATCAGCGTAAAGAGTATCCTATGGAAAGGTCTTTATCAGGTGTGTTAGGAGACAAGGCAAGTATTACTAAACTACATTCAAAAACCTTCAAAAACATTCTAAGAGAGTTGGAGatcatttttaaaatcagttcctGCTTGCAGCAACaagtttttttccctctatttgtTAGTTTATCTAAAGCTACGTTCAAGGTTTGTTACATAgtttaacattattttttgatAAACTTATTTGTAAGCAATGGAGTTAAGATTCAGCGTGAGATCAAGCACCATTAATTTACTTACAAACTTTACTTAATTTACAATCTTACTAAATGCTAAGCCAGTCTAAGCAACAggtagcatttttaaaattattaataggATCCCCACTTCAGAGCTAGTAGCTTACTCGTCCTCAAAGATCCAGTAAAGCTAGAaggcaaagtattttaaaacaaaacgcTTCTACCCTCCAAAAGAAATGCCTTGCaacagacatggatttgatgacTATCAAACCACATTGTCTCAACAAAGCACTCTCATTAGCTACTTCTGAACACAAAGATAAAATAAGTTGGCTTTGAAACTCCCCAAGACGCTTACTTCCAGAAGGCTATACATGGTAAAGTAATTTTGTAGATTTACCTCAATCTTAATTCTCCCTTCCTCACTCAAATTCTGCTGCACCCAGACTGTAAGAGGATACCAGCTAGGTGGGCTTGTCACCTAATTTGGTACACCCATATTTTGCTTGTGAAAAAACTCAGCAATAGCTGCTTCAAAGATTTCAAGCGCTAGACTCAAGCTGAAATGAGCCAGAGACCTCGTGAACGCATATGAGGGGTCTCTGGCTCAGGTGTGCTTTGAAGTACACTTTCAAGTTCAAGAGTAGGTTAAACTGTCCATATAGATACTACCCTGAATTCCTGCTAACAGGAACTCTCGGCCAAAACCAAGATGTCCAGTATCTAAGGTTTGAATGCTGTGTGCAAGTGGCTGCCTCCCTGGGCTTATGTACAGACCCAAAGTTGCGCGTTATTACTCTAACACAAAGAACAACTTGCTGATGCCTTCTACCCAGAAAAAACCTTGAATTGCCAGGTCTGTCCCTAGGAGCTTGGTCCTTCCATGGATTGTGCTCCCAGTTCAGTAGCTGGCAATCCCACGAACAAGATCAGGCCAGACCTACACAGACAGCAAAGAATCTCTGAGTGATCCCCAGATATGGCTCCCGACTGCTGGGAGAGGCCGAGCACAACATACTTAGACTaaccaaaaccacaacagaaCACAAGGGAGGGAATACAGAActtttcaatttaatttcagCCTGGATATGAATTCTGCAGTGAATTTGCCTCAAGagccatgcatggctacaggcccCCCAGACACCTAACAACTAGGAGACTGCTGTGGTCTTCAGAGAAAGAAGTGTTTTTGGAGATTCACATGAAAAACACACCCAGCAGGATGGCTGGTAAGATGAACAACTCTTAAACGACCCAACAGATTAGCAGCTGGCTTAATATGATGTACACAGCAGGGACAAGAACGAGTGCTGCTTCACTGCTATTAGGTTGTGTGCCAATTCACAtgacaagaaagaacaaaactaGAGATCAAGTACTACCAGAACAACTGGTCACATCAGATTAGCACCCCAAATGCACACGTATGACACCACTCATGTACAGGCTGCAAGGAGAGCTCCTGGGACATTTGGTTTTCCTGTAGGACTCATGTATTTTAATTCTGGACACTGTCCAACTTCAGAACAACCCAAAGGAACAAGCCCAGTGTTCTGACTTCACAGGGCAGTACTACTGCACCTGACTGGTTACTAATGTTACAAAGCTTCTTTTTGCTCAGATAAATTGCAACTTTAACACTTGCAAttcttagtattttaaaaaaacaagtgaaatttTAGATCTTTCCAGTGTTACAAGATATTTTCAGGCTAAGAGACTTTTGGAAAAATTTTGAAGCGAAGCCTTTATCCAGTGTGCAAAACTTATATTTGGGAAGAATTACAAACATCTTCTTTTGATCACTGCTTGGCACTTTCCAGAAATGCACACAAGACACAGGAATGAATTTCAGGcactttcttcctctcctgaaaTCCCAGGCTATTTTAACAGTTTCTAGGTCTCACATAACTTCCAAACCCACAGACAGAAGTGAGGCACTCCTAACAAAATGCAACAAACATGTCTGGGAGTCACGAGGATCAGGAGGATAGCAGAAGCACTAACACACATGGGCATACCTGGTCCGTTTTAGTTGTCTCAGGCCCACAGATGCTACTTAGATGGCAGCAGTACACTTCTTCCCCACTTTTGTACTCCCATAGTCTCAGAGTAGAGTCCTAGGCAGATGGAAGCGGACACAAGTCTATTACTAACAGCACCTCAGGTAAAGAGAGGCCACTCGTGGCCTTCAGCTAAATCCTGTTTCCCTGAAGAGCTTCCCACAGAAGCTGCTAAATAGTCACTTAGTTAAGACCTCAAATTGCAGATAGAGcattttaattaacataatttttCCCCCTCCATTCTAAATTATTCAATCATGCTAACTTTAATTCTCCTTTTGAAGTGGAAATTGGGTAGCTGGAGGAGTGCATTTCAAGTCTGTCTCAAACAGCACAGTAATACACATGCTCAGCATTTTAATGGCAATTCTTTCAGGTTGCCCTTCTCCACCCCTACTCTTGTTATTATCCAAATTCTCATTTGATTTAGTAACCTCCTGGAGAGAAGCTAAACACCCCTCTGGAAAAACAGAGTCATCAAAGAGCAATTGCTAAGAATGAAACACACCCGCACACAGCACTAATGCTAGAGTTGCTTAAAGAATTAGAGGAACAAGAGACAAGAGCCTTAGGGAAACAAGACCAGCAGCTGAAACCAAATGCTAAAAATTACCACCATCTTCGTATcttcacagaaaacattatttgtttcCTATGCAGTTTTGGTAGTCTGGGAAACAAAGAATATTGTTTCCCTTCTTTTAGACCAACTCCATCTACATAGTCTGTCAGGACAGCAGGAGGCTATCAATTTAAGAAAACGcctggcagggagggaaaggaggaaaaatttcttcagtcCTCATCCAAGTGCACTGCACTGCAATCTCTACACAACATGCACTGGATGTACTATGGGGGCAGAGAGACAAGGACATAATTCAGAACAAGTCTCACAGGGGAAAGCAAGTGCAAGAGTGTAGAGGGAACagttttttcatcttaaaagcTCTAAAAAGATCTGCGATTCTAAGGCAACTCATTCTCAAGACACTCATTATCATTGCAGGGTGGCATAATACCCATTTGCTTCAAAGTTTTTTAATAGTCCAGTGATTGAAGTTTGCGCTCTAAAGCAGGAGTTCATGATGAAGAAATACTGAGGGCTTCGTGATTTCTCCATCCTAAAGATCTTAGTAAGAAGCTAGCCCTGCTATAAACGCAGTCAGTGTCTCTTAAATGATCTAGCAATAGAATGGCTGAACGCTGAACAGAAAGCTGAGAAAGCTGCataaggagggagagagagggtaTGTGGGAAACCACGAGAGATTATTCCAAATATCCCAAGGAACTTGTAGGAAACACAAGCAAACAATGGTTTTAAAGTctacattttcaagaaaagtacTTTTTTGAAGAAATTGCAATACATACCCCAGAAGCTGACAACAGCAGATCAGGATAGTTGGGTATTACAAGTATTTTGCTTACAAACCTAAAGGGAAAGCAGTCAAAAGTTGAACTCTCTTGCCTGACACTCCGGTCTTTAAACACACACAGTAagagaaaacactgattttaaagaGAGCCTTATAATAACCAGATTCTCCACATCAAGCCAATAAGGAGGAATCTAAAATATGTCTACAGTACTTAATATAGTATATATACACACTACACAAACTACTGACCTTCTActtcatagaaaaaaatatttccccacCTGCACTCAAGGAATTCTACTGACTTCCTCCTGACTGAGGACGCTGCCATTTAGACCAAAAAACGCCAATGGAGACACATTTACCCAGGTAGCATGTTCCACCTTCTTAATTTATGATGCACATTTAAAAGATTAATCATCGGATGCTTTTAAAACACAGCAACAGTGATGACTCAGCTTTCGGAGTACCACATCTCTCCCATCACAGTTGGGGATCATTCAAAAGCAAtctttacaaaattttaaaacaagcatGTGGCAATTTCCCATCAGTGTCTACATTCAGTCAGAAACCTTGTTTTTCAGAAGTATGTAATACTGCTATCGCTACCATGACTTGTCTTTGCTGAGTAATGAGGACCTGAACTTTTGGAGTTTGTTACTATTTCTTAGAGCTCAGCAACTTAAGATGTAGTGACCTGAGCAAAACGTTATCTGAGTGGGACAGCCTTGCTTTTGAAAACGGGCATAGGCTtaaggcaattaaaaaaagaaagagaaaagaaaaaaatagaagagatcTGGTCACTGTAATACAAACTTTCATGACAAAGCAGTAATGGCAGGTGCACGCAGGCATAACAGATCCAGCAAGAATCACCATGCAcctcactgaaagaagaaaacccaggagCATGAAACAAGACAACAGTTATAGCTGCTTTATGTAATCCTTTGCGTATTCATTCCtaatttaaatacttaatttttaaatatatttcaaccAATTTACACTAAGTGCTGTTCCACTCCGCAGTCACTAATGAGCTCTTTATGCATACACAACAGCCCCTGTTTAAAAGTGTCTTTCTGACCATCAAGTTCTATTCATTAGAAAGTACAACTGATACACAGTAGCTGGAAACATCGGACGTGGCTCTGTAAACATGCTATAGAAACCAACCTGATCAAAGACTACTTAGATCTTTAACATGAGTAGTCTCTTGCTTTTATACTATGCCAATTCTACACAGGTTAGACTACTAAATTGTGTTATTAAAATCAGATTGACACTCCAAGTTAATCTGTGTCCTAAATGCTCTTGTTGGGTAAGTTTAGACAGGTTGCTATCCATATgtcaagttcccctgtcacaccatctTTCTTTAACTTGTTTCTGCTATAGTGAGTTCACTGCACCATGTTGCATCATCTTATGGAAGAATGTGCCTGGAAGGGTGTTGTTATCCCCAAGTAACACAGCTGCCAGACAAGCAGAATCACGTGAGTCCTCTGCCCTATGCAGGGTCTCTGCTACCTTATCACTGTGAACTTCAAAATATAGCAGTGGCCACACAAAAAATCTTGCACAACCCCCCTAGCCTACTCAAAACCCCTAACAACTGACAACAAAAAACCTCCGAAAGCCCACAAAACCATATAGAGATGGGAGGCAAACTCAAGAGACTTTCAAAATACCACAACTGACAGACATTTTAAGCACCAAAATGTAGAGGGAAATGTCTTTTAAAAGTCTATTTATCACTTGAGTCTTCCTCATGGGAAAGAACTActgagaagaaaagggaaagtaCAGCCCCTCCTGTAGGCTGAAAAGGAAGCCCTGATAAACTGGCTAGAAGACAACCCCTACTCCTATACCTGAAGAACTACTGATCTTCTATTAAGTCAGAGCACATCCGAATCACATCAGTGTAGCTAGCAGACTGCTCTGCTGCCTTCCACTCTACAGATCACTGTAACTAGACAGATCTTCActtggggaaggggaaagagttgcccagagaggtggtagatgccccatccctggaaacattcaaggccaggttagacagggttctgagcaacctgatctagttgcaGATGTCCCTGCTGattgcaggggggctggactagatcatctttaaaggtcccttccaacccaaaccattccatgattctatgattctaaacaTAGACCTAACTGTTGTTTAATACGTTTTGAGAAGACAATCATTATCATTCATTGAGGCACAGTGAAAAGCTGCACACAATAACTTTTGCACACAACGGACTTACTCTTTGTGTCCCAGACAGTAGGATACAATATAATGAGGAGCCTTTGCCAAGCTGACTCTGATCTTCTCATCTCTGTCTGCAGTTAGGATATACTGGTCATCAGGACTCAGTGCCTGTCGGTAAAGGAAGAGTTTTAGTGCCCAGTAGTTCAATGTTTGTTTCAATAAAATTCTTCCtaaccaggaggaaaaaaaaagataaagcagtAAACTATCTGTTTCTCCTGACTCTGAATGGCAGGTGCAAGCAATAAGCCACACTCTTCCACCAATAGTGGAAGCACAAATCTTTATGACAGTAACTTTCTTGCTCACTAAGACAAGCGACATTGCCTGCTGCGTCCAGTGAAAGCCACTGAGCAAAAATGGTACAGCGCAAGTCTCACTgaatcttaaaaagaaagaaacatcacACTGAAGAGCAAAACTGATGTGAGAGAGACTGGGTGAATTCCCATATACATTCCATCACCAAGTCTTCTGTGACTGTAATATGAAGACTTTGTGAACACTCACAGTCCCAGCATAGATAACCCTTTGGTAAGCTTGTTTCCTCACCAAATTCTGCAGACACAAACTCAGTAGGAGGAAATCCAGACCACATACTTCATTTATATAAAAGAGAACACCCAAATCTGGGACAAGCAACAGCAAGAGACCCAAATGCAAGCAGGAATGCAGGTTTGTACCCTAACTACACGGAGGCACGTACTTACCACATCCAATAGCAAAGACAAGTGACCCAGCTCAAGTTTTCCTTCTGCTTGGGGTTCTGTTATTGAGTAAGAATACACATCACCAGACTTGTCTGCAACCAGAATCTTATCCTCTGCAGCTGTAATAATCAGGGAAGTGCCTCGCCTGTTCACagacctgaaagaaaaatggcatAGTTTGAACAGCTCTGGATGGCAGCTTCAGCAAGTCTGGATTCAGACCCAGTTAAACAGACCAAGAGACTGGACAAAAAGCTCTCAGATGCAACATTCTTGAAGTGGCAGCAATTATAATAATGTTAAGGGGCAGTATTGGGCCAAAATAGCACTTTTGAGACCTATGAAATAACTAAACTATGCAATAGTAAACacctgaggggagggaggaaaaaaaggagagaccATGAAAGCTGCATGCCTGCATTTTGCTTAGGTACCTTCTCAACCAAGCATTTTGCCTAGGCAGCCTGCCAGTACTCTAAAGAAAGACGGTAGACTTTCTTGCACTCTCCATAATAAAAATACAAGCTAAATACATAGCAAAGAGAAGACAAAGTACGAGTTCTCCTAGTAGAAGTTCTTTGCAGCAACACAGCTAAAAACTGTGTTAAAACTATTTCTCCAGTTGCCACCTCATACTGTAAAAAGAAGTCCTTCCTTGTGAGACTCAAggactcttcctcctcacatccAGAGTCAGAGAGCCACAGTTTCAGGATACCTTGTCCAGGCAAAGCCCTGAACTTGAACTCTGACCTTCCCTCATCATCTGCCAGTATATTATAGTTCCAGTTGCCTGTGTAGCAGCTAACGGTTTTGTTACAACTTTTCAGATAAACTAAGGACCATGTATGtcagaaaacaagttttaaaaaagatttaatcATTTAGTCTGGAGAACACTTCTGCAACATAACAGCTATTGTTATTATTGCTATTCTTTTCACAACACCTCTTTTCCAAACCCCTCTATGCCTTGTGTGTTAACATGAGGACTGTAGACACCAGGCATCATAGGGAATGGACATTTCTATTCACATACTCTGAAATTCGGTAACTGTCTGGAGGCAAAAGAACAATATACTGTCCTTCAGCTAGGAAGATAGAAATTCTAATGCTTTTTAGTGACTGTTTAAAGGAACACTGTAACAATGGGAAAACGTATAGGACAAGAATGCCTACTAACACATTGCAGGCTCAGGCAGCACAGTTTCGAAATAGGTTACCTTGCCAACAAGAAAAAGTCTTGCTCCAAGTTCATTGTACTGCCTTTGATCTTAAACACAAAGATTCAAAAGTTCCCTTTGTCCGAAATGAGCTCACTACAAAAGCTAGCACCACGTGAAACCTTTTATACAGCTTGCCACAAAACACCAATGCAAGTTACATAGCTCAACTTTggcaagctttttttttgtgcagagaCCTTTTGCTTGTATTCTCAGTTTCCTAACAGGAGGTAGTGACATTCTCAGAAAATCCAGCTGTGGTCCTAGCTGACCTTTtagcagaaaactgaaatgtcaAACAATTGTCCAATGGCATACTATGGACAAGACATacagggcagggcagcagggaaggcagaaTGCAGAATGCACAGAACTTGCCATTTCTGGTTTTGTCAGTGATTACTTCCTACAACACTGGTTAACCCACCAAAGGTCCATCACATACCCTACACACACAGCCAAGCTGACAGAGACTCCATTTTGGTTTGCAACCAGGGCCTCACATTTGTCAGAGACCACCAGAAGCAGAGACATCACAAGCTGAGGTACTTTCTCATGAAGTCCTTCATGGTCCTTTTTCACAATTGTCACAAGCAGGAGCAGAAAACTTGTAACTGGAGGACCTCTGGTGGACAGCTACAGATTGTTTTCTCAAGAGGACCATAATACAGAAGGGAAACAGTTGGCAGCATCTCTAAAAGACATGCTTTGAAGAGAGTTCACAAACTCCCCAAAACATCTCCTTCTCCAAATCAACAGACAGTGCACTCACTAAACTGCTCAGGATCTCTCTTACAGGCCCAACCTTAGTGTTGACTAGGAATGGATAAAGTTTCAGCTCTTAAAGATGCAAATACTGTCTTTTGGAATAAGAAATGAGATTATCCTTTCCTTGGCCAAGGATAAAAACATCTACACTCCCCTTTTTGGTGCAAGGGACACCAGACATCACTTCTTGACAAATATCTTTTAATTCCCAGTAACATTATATTTGTTTGAGCAAGTACAAgcgaaaaaaaattaaaaggaggaAGCTTAGTGATAACAAATGGCAACGTTCCAAGTACTACTATTTTGTAACTCTAAATTAATCAGCCATAGCTCCATAACAAAGTGACATGCAACATCCTGCTTCCTTACCTGACGCTAACACATTCCCAAGAAGGCTTTGTATGGAACAGAACCAGACGCTTGCTGTCATCTGTCAAGGCAAAATAATCTCCTGATGGCGAGAAGGCAAAAGCTAAGATGTCATCACTTCCTTTATCTGTCGGTTTTCCATCCTGCCTAATAGAGAGAAGGGGAACAACAGTTCACAATGTGTGAGTTAACTGAAATCCTCGAGAAGAGAAGGTTATTCTCACACCACCAAGAAGGAGCATGAAGAACAAAGTACAACGCCAGAAGTTTTATTTGCGCTTAAAACATTGAACCAACTTGAACAttaatgcagagaaaaaagtCAAGAAGAAGGAAACGGATATAACGTCTAAGTCTGTATCAttgcctgttttaaaaaaaaaaaaaaaaaaaaaacccaaaaggctaGGGTTTGTCCTAGCAGACCTTGATACAAATTTAGGGGAAAACAGTAAAATTGGCTATAGGTACAACAATGTCCAGTGGTTGAATTTGAGCTACAAAGAGTACTTTTTCGGGTTTTGAAATCTCATGACTTAGAGAATAGACCCGAAGGACTTATATAactgggttgtgggtttttttctagctaTCTTAGATGGTCTAATAAAAAATGCAGCATTCTTCTGTAAACGTCTTGGCCAAGAAGAGTCATGCAGAATCAACGATTATACTACTGGTGTTTCTCTAACAAAGAAAAAGGCCTAGTCTCCCCTCTGGgatgaaacagaaacaaaaagatacatatatataaatccATCAGGCTTAGCAAAACCAACCCAGCCATCACCTGATCAAGGAGTCATCCCGTGACTTTCTTTTATGATCCTCACTGCCACATAACCTCAGGAGGAGACGCACACTCTAGGAAAACAGCAGATTGCCCAAGCAGATTTTCCTCACCCTTTATTTCCTAAGGTCGTCTTCTCCGCATTGATGCAATCGTACACGAAGAGACTATCATCACTGCAAACAAAGACCAATAAAAACACTGGAACTACAACAACCATGAGCTTAACCACCAAGAGTATCAACTCTTTTGTAACATGCTATTATTTCGCGGTTATTTGTGGAACTGACCCCTATCCCGAGGAACCATCCCTCCCAAACAGGCTCCCAAAGTGCTACAGATGTAGCAGAAGTTTAAAGCCTTGGATGGTACGTACATGCCCAAAAAATGAAATCGTCATGAGTTGGCAAAGTAACCGCGTATTCAGCGTGTATTTTGCTTTTGTCGGACTCGACATATTTGTCACTAGCATGTACCCGGTGCTGCTCGCTCCCGCCACCTCCCCGCGGCGCAGCCCCGGCAGGGCGGGCCCCGCCACTCCCGGCGGAACCCGCAGGGACCGAGCAGCGAGTCCCCGGCAGCTCGGCGGCCTCCGCCGCtgggccccgcggccccggcccgccggcgGGTCAGGCCCCACCCCGCAGCCGCCCCGCCACGGCACGGCACTGACCCGGGCTCCCTGTACCGCGCTGCCAGGAGCCGGCCGCCGCCGCTGGCGGCCATCAGCGCCCCGCGGAGCGCCAGCGCCGGCgccggcccggggccggggccggggccgcgcccgccgccgccgccgccaccctcCATGCGTCAACACCGGCCACGTGCGCGCCGCGGCGGGCGCAGGGTACTGGCGTCACCGCAGCGAGGCGATGACGCGCGAGCTGTGCCGCGCCtgcgccggggggggggcgggtggtgTGTTCACCCTGTGAGGGAACGTCTGTCCCGGTGCGGGCCCGAGAGCCCCCCCCGCGCGGAGGCTCTTAGCGTGTCACTGCAGATAACGGACCGCTTTTAACTTAAAAACGGTgactctgttttaaaatacttagtTTTCCTGCCCTAAGCGTTGCGTGGGGTAACAAGTCCGGCTCAGAAGACAGAAACTCGCCCATTTCACTTCCAGCCCGACGCCCCTCTCGTAGCGGCGGCTGCCGCCACCGGGCGGAGGCGGAGCCTCACCGCTTAGGCCCCGCCCACCGGGCGgac
Protein-coding regions in this window:
- the WDR4 gene encoding tRNA (guanine-N(7)-)-methyltransferase non-catalytic subunit WDR4 isoform X1, translated to MEGGGGGGGRGPGPGPGPAPALALRGALMAASGGGRLLAARYREPGDDSLFVYDCINAEKTTLGNKGQDGKPTDKGSDDILAFAFSPSGDYFALTDDSKRLVLFHTKPSWECVSVRSVNRRGTSLIITAAEDKILVADKSGDVYSYSITEPQAEGKLELGHLSLLLDVALSPDDQYILTADRDEKIRVSLAKAPHYIVSYCLGHKEFVSKILVIPNYPDLLLSASGDSTLRLWEYKSGEEVYCCHLSSICGPETTKTDQKYPVSRITYCCQGGYVAILCDCIPTVYVFQLDATAQQLVYRQKISLTHKIWDIAFEETGDLWILEENSEAPLQLYRPCDGQWKPVTDDKGLQKMSKHLQDNWTVFEGFVGAESHYSCLYKASFDNMAAYLQRKEERLKQQKKKRQDLQHGSNGQTKKMKTEESSL
- the WDR4 gene encoding tRNA (guanine-N(7)-)-methyltransferase non-catalytic subunit WDR4 isoform X2, encoding MTPPAHAHLPCNGPGDGEVTGWVPATERSDDSLFVYDCINAEKTTLGNKGQDGKPTDKGSDDILAFAFSPSGDYFALTDDSKRLVLFHTKPSWECVSVRSVNRRGTSLIITAAEDKILVADKSGDVYSYSITEPQAEGKLELGHLSLLLDVALSPDDQYILTADRDEKIRVSLAKAPHYIVSYCLGHKEFVSKILVIPNYPDLLLSASGDSTLRLWEYKSGEEVYCCHLSSICGPETTKTDQKYPVSRITYCCQGGYVAILCDCIPTVYVFQLDATAQQLVYRQKISLTHKIWDIAFEETGDLWILEENSEAPLQLYRPCDGQWKPVTDDKGLQKMSKHLQDNWTVFEGFVGAESHYSCLYKASFDNMAAYLQRKEERLKQQKKKRQDLQHGSNGQTKKMKTEESSL